One genomic region from Candidatus Chlorobium masyuteum encodes:
- a CDS encoding enoyl-ACP reductase, producing the protein MSEKAHYGLLKGKKGIVFGPLDESSIGWQIAVHAHKEGAQIAISNVATALRFGNIEELSAICGNAPVIVCDASKNEDVENCFIELKEKFGPVDFIVHSIGMSQNIRKQLPYEELNYEWFMRTLDVSGLSLHRLVSYALKTGAVNDGASILALSYIASQRNYWTYSDMGDAKSLLESIVRSYGPRLAKRAIRINTISQSPTYTKAGSGIPGFEKMYEYSDLMSPLGNASAEECAEYAMTILSDLSRKVTMQNLFHDGGYSSMGATIPMIKLAHEVLNDKELAARVGLDDYTPARECPES; encoded by the coding sequence ATGTCCGAGAAAGCGCACTATGGTTTGTTGAAAGGAAAGAAAGGCATTGTTTTCGGTCCGCTTGATGAAAGCAGTATCGGATGGCAGATTGCGGTTCATGCCCACAAGGAAGGTGCTCAGATCGCAATTTCCAATGTTGCGACCGCATTGCGTTTCGGTAATATCGAAGAGCTCTCGGCCATTTGTGGCAACGCTCCGGTAATAGTTTGTGACGCATCAAAAAATGAAGATGTTGAAAACTGTTTCATTGAGCTGAAAGAGAAATTCGGGCCGGTGGATTTTATCGTTCACTCTATCGGCATGTCGCAGAATATCCGCAAGCAGCTTCCCTATGAAGAGCTGAATTACGAGTGGTTCATGAGAACGCTCGACGTTTCAGGGCTCTCGCTGCACAGACTTGTTTCCTATGCATTGAAGACCGGAGCAGTGAATGACGGAGCAAGTATTCTTGCACTCTCCTATATAGCATCACAGCGGAACTACTGGACCTATTCCGATATGGGAGATGCGAAATCGCTGCTTGAATCCATTGTTCGCAGTTATGGACCACGGCTTGCAAAGCGGGCCATCCGTATCAATACGATCTCACAAAGTCCAACATATACGAAGGCAGGAAGCGGTATTCCGGGGTTTGAGAAAATGTATGAATACAGCGATCTCATGTCTCCATTGGGGAATGCCTCTGCCGAAGAGTGTGCAGAGTACGCCATGACCATCCTGAGTGACCTTTCACGAAAGGTAACCATGCAGAACCTTTTCCATGATGGCGGGTACAGCTCCATGGGGGCAACCATTCCGATGATCAAGCTTGCTCATGAAGTCCTCAATGACAAGGAGCTTGCCGCCCGTGTAGGTCTGGATGACTATACTCCTGCAAGGGAGTGCCCGGAGAGCTGA